One window of Stigmatella erecta genomic DNA carries:
- a CDS encoding NADH:flavin oxidoreductase/NADH oxidase has product MSSLLFSPLSLRGVTLRNRIAVSPMCQYSYEDGFSNDWQFVHLGSRAVGGAGLIIVEATAVVPEGRISPQDLGLWKDEHIAPLARLTRFISEQGSVPGIQIAHAGRKASTAAPWNGDGAVRPEAGGWTPVGPTTEAFSPTYPVPEALDKAGIQKVIRAFADTAVRAHTAGFRLLEVHAAHGYLFHEFLSPLANKRTDEYGGSFENRIRIVREAVRAVRAKWPEELPLIVRISATDWVEGGWTVEDSVALSRLLKEDGVDLMDCSSGGVVGHAKIPVGPGYQTSLAERVRREAGIATGAVGLIHSSYQAEHILRSGQADLVILARQLLRDPYWPLHAAKELGADVKWPQQYERAKR; this is encoded by the coding sequence ATGAGCAGCCTCCTCTTCTCGCCCCTGTCCCTGCGCGGCGTCACCTTGCGCAACCGCATCGCCGTCTCCCCCATGTGCCAGTACTCGTACGAGGACGGCTTCTCCAATGACTGGCAGTTCGTGCACCTCGGCAGCCGGGCCGTGGGCGGCGCGGGGCTGATCATCGTGGAGGCCACCGCCGTCGTGCCCGAGGGCCGCATCTCGCCGCAGGACCTGGGCCTGTGGAAGGACGAGCACATCGCGCCGCTCGCGCGCCTCACGCGCTTCATCTCCGAGCAGGGCTCGGTGCCCGGCATCCAGATCGCGCACGCGGGCCGCAAGGCCTCCACCGCGGCGCCCTGGAACGGCGACGGCGCGGTGCGCCCCGAGGCTGGGGGCTGGACGCCCGTGGGCCCCACCACGGAGGCTTTCTCCCCCACCTATCCGGTGCCCGAGGCGCTCGACAAGGCGGGCATCCAGAAGGTGATCCGCGCCTTCGCGGACACGGCGGTGCGCGCGCACACGGCGGGCTTCCGCCTGCTGGAGGTGCACGCGGCGCACGGCTACCTGTTCCACGAGTTCCTCTCGCCGCTGGCCAACAAGCGCACCGACGAGTACGGCGGCAGCTTCGAGAACCGCATCCGCATCGTCCGGGAGGCCGTGCGCGCGGTGCGGGCCAAGTGGCCCGAGGAGCTGCCCCTCATCGTCCGCATCTCCGCCACGGACTGGGTGGAGGGCGGCTGGACGGTGGAGGACTCCGTGGCCCTGTCGCGGCTGCTCAAGGAGGACGGCGTGGACCTGATGGACTGCTCGTCCGGCGGCGTGGTGGGCCACGCGAAGATTCCCGTGGGCCCGGGGTATCAAACCTCGCTGGCCGAGCGCGTCCGCCGCGAGGCCGGCATCGCCACCGGCGCCGTGGGGCTCATCCACTCCTCGTACCAGGCCGAGCACATCCTGCGCTCCGGCCAGGCGGACCTCGTCATCCTCGCGCGCCAGCTGCTGCGCGACCCGTACTGGCCCCTGCACGCCGCCAAGGAGCTGGGCGCCGACGTGAAGTGGCCCCAGCAGTACGAGCGCGCCAAGCGGTAA
- a CDS encoding DMT family transporter — translation MAWLYLLVAGVLEVVWAYAMKQSQGFTRLWPSVITLGVMAGSFGLLSLAMRSLPLGTAYTIWTGIGAVGSFIVGVALLGEHLTVMRAVAACLIVTGLVLMKLSSPS, via the coding sequence ATGGCTTGGCTTTATCTCCTCGTCGCGGGCGTTCTCGAAGTCGTCTGGGCCTATGCGATGAAACAGTCGCAGGGGTTCACCCGCTTGTGGCCCTCGGTCATCACCCTCGGCGTCATGGCCGGAAGCTTCGGCCTGCTATCGCTCGCGATGCGCAGCCTGCCGCTCGGCACCGCCTATACCATCTGGACTGGCATCGGAGCGGTGGGCTCGTTCATCGTCGGCGTGGCGCTCCTGGGAGAGCACCTGACGGTGATGCGGGCCGTGGCGGCCTGCCTGATCGTGACGGGCTTGGTCCTGATGAAGCTCTCCTCCCCCTCGTGA